tcccttccaacccccgccatttTGTGATCCTGGGGCACTGACTGGAGTGGAAGTAGCCCAGAAAAATATGATCCATAGCCCTGGAGCCATATTTGGGGTCCGTCCTTTGCTGGGTAAAGGGGAAGGAGCATGTTAGAGGGGCTTGGATGCTGAATCGATTGTGTTTTGTCTCTTCTTAAAGCAGTGCTTGGCACTCTCTGAGCGAAAGCGATGAGTTTATCTCTTTCTTGTGCTATTTCCAGCCAAGATGTACAGCCTGGTGCCGTCCGTtagcatttctgcagcagcatcaATATCAGATAAGGGCGTGATGGGTACAGAAATATACTCGGGGCATGAAatagcagcagctgccagtgcCTGGAGAGAGGAAATTTATACCTTCCCTATCAATCAAATCATTCTGGGAGCTGGTAAAGCTGAGTCCAAACCTGAGAGCAATATGTTCTGCTTGCACAGCAGcccccagtgctggctcagagGATGTAATTACTCCATGTCCTCCCTGGGGTGAGCGGATCTGgtttcccagcactgctgtcTCTGTAAACTGTTCAACAGAGGTATGGGTTGTAAAGGAGCAGAGCCCGGCGTCAACCACTTGCTGTCAGTTCCTCTCTTGGGATATCTATACATATACAGAGGCAGGGAGATGCTTTGCACCCCGCAAGCTCAGCTACACGCAGTATTTCTTTGGGAGATTCACCCCAAGAGCAAGCAGCCCATGGAAGGCATCAAGGGGCAATTTAATCTCCTTTAAACAGCCATTTAAATTCTCTCTCCATAGTACACATGCTTGGAGCACAGGAAAagccagcagctctgtgaaTTGAGGCAGAGCTGCCGAACGAGGGCTTTCAAGCTGACATTGCAGTAAACAGAGCAAATGAGGAGGAGATGGAAGCGGAGCAGCCGGCTCGGGGAGGGCTGTTTGGAAACATGGTTAATTATAGTACAAACTGTTGGTGAGCCTGTTGTGCACACTGAGCGACGGGAGTTTCTCCTTGCATGTGCTTCACCCGATTCTTGGCAAATTAGGAGCATTTCCTGAGACCCCATCCCCTTCCCGGGTGACGTGATGGACTGAAAAACTGCTCcttaatttttcctctgaacaAACCAACCTGCAGcattcaaaaggaagaaaagagctttAGGGATTTTGTATTTCGGGTGAGTTCATCTTTCTTCCTCCATGGAAGGATTTTGCTTTGCCGTTGCCCGAGCAGCGCCGGTGGAGAGGATGCAGCTACTGTTTTGTTCTTGTGCTGCCTGCATCTCTCCTGAGAGTTATTTCAAGCCGGCTGTGATTTCCTCATTTTTGTGGATGTGAAGCTGCCCTTTCTACACAGCTTTCTTTCTTGGATGCTGTAAGATCCCTGCTACTTAAATTCCTGAGTGGAATGatctggggtttgttttctttagtgtGAAATAAGTAACTTGGCTTATAGAAGTGGTCCTCCCATCCTTCAATCATCTGCtccttctaaaatatatttctttgttctgaactgaaaataagTGAATCTCACATGGTTTTGAGGCAGAAGACCTTCTGAGACAAAGtatctccctcttcctttcaattacttttatatttcagttcttttcagaACAGAACAGTATTGCTAAAAtcaaccttctttttttccccagaggtgTTTGCAGCCTGTCCAACCTGGCAATGTATGGCAGTTTTCTAATTGTCAGAGCAATGACTTGGGGCTGGAAATGCAACCCGCTCAGGCTCTCACAGGACAGAGCTTCTCCTTGGGTCTCTGCCCCGTGGGGCATTGCCACTGCCGCCGCCTGTAGCTCTCACATGCAGTTTGGGTGCTGTTGTGGGGCTGCAGTTCCAAGAGCAGGGAGACCCCAAAATGGGGCTTTTCAAGGTTTTCTGAGCAGCTGGACTGCAGCCCGGCATGGGGATGGCTTTGCCAGGAGGTGATGGAGGGCAGCCCAGGGAGCAGCACACCCCTGCCGTGCATTGCCTCTTGCTCAATGGATGCTGGATGGGAGGTAGGAGGGAGCCGGTCTCATTGCTGAGGCTCATTTTGGGGGTCACTGGTGCTCCGGATCAAGGTGATACCTGGGAATATATCTGGTTAGCTTGTGGGGCTGCCACCTCCCTGGTACATCTCAGCTGGGAACCTCAAAGCCTTCATGCTTTCATGGTACGGTTCAGGGAGCACAGCAGAGGCACGTGTTTCTTGCCTTTATTTAACATTTGCGTGATGCTGCAGAGGCAGCGTGCCGGCAGTGTGCCTTAGCACATCCAGCCCGCATCGTGAGCTGCCCTGCAGGCCCGCTGCTTCGGTTCTGCAGTTTCCAACCACCCTGACTCTTGGGGTGCATCACACCATGCTCGAAGAGCCAAATGTGTGGGATGCTTGTGGGTAGCAGGGCACCgtgctgggggaaaaaggcaaaggGTGAAGTGCCTCACTTGACATCTCTCTTGCTTTGCTAACCCTTACTTCTCCCCCTTCAGGTAAACTTCAATGAGCCGCTCTCCATGCTGCAGAGGCTGACGGAGGATCTGGAGTACCATGAGCTGCTGGACAAAGCAGTTAAGTGTGAGAGCTCCACAGAGCAGATGTGCTTCGTCGCTGCGTTTTCAGTGTCTTCCTACTCGACGACTGTCCACCGCACTGCAAAGCCATTCAACCCGCTGCTGGGGGAAACCTACGAGCTTGACCGGCTGGAGGAGTTTGGCTTCCGTTCCCTGTGTGAACAGGTGAGCCGGGGTCTGTGGAGGGGCTCTGTGTATCTGCCCTGCTGCTTGTGTCCAGCCCAAGCAGCCCTTCCCTGAAGGAGACCCAGCATCTCCTCGCAGTGAGCCTTCCTCCGGGCTGAGGCAGCCCGCAAATCCCCGTTGGcactggcagaagcagcagtgggcACAGCCCAGGCcatttttcagaagcaggagGACAGTGTGCCTGTTACAGTGTCGcagagcaggaggtggggaagaaggggacCAGAAAGGCGTCCATCACCCTGCTTGTCTCCTGGCAGCCTGCCTGGAGCTGGGGTTGCTGTCACATCTCAACACCTGAACAGAAAGGGAGAAGCTCTCCTCGCCCGAGCCCCCTCCTAGCCATGTAAGTGATGCCCATGAACTCTGGTACGGTTCCTCCCTGTTTCAGGGTGTCTTTGGGACAGAGAGTGTCTTGCggtcttgtttctttcttcttggaCTGCACATTTTTAGTTTCAGAGCCTGGGGGCAACCCAAGAACCTCTGACAGCCCCATACTCTAACCAGAGAGTACATCTGGCACGCATCAGTCAAACGGCAGgtcttaattaaaaatctgGAGCGCTTAATGAGTTGCAACCTATGAAGAAAATCGACTGTTTAATATTTGGCACACTTGGCTAGTCCATCCTGGATTCCTGGGGATGGATGGGGCCAATTACCACCCCCTGCAGGTAGGACATCACGTTGGTGGGAGCTCTGTATTCTCCGGGGGGTGGCTGTGCCATCTCAGGGGCAGAGCGACCGTCATGTCTTTCAGTGTTCAGAAGCATCAAACAAAATCACAAACCTCTGTCACTCTGCAGAGGCCAATGCAGGTCCAAGATCTGCAGAGCCTTTCAGCAGATGGTGCCCCTGAGCCCTGTGGGCTTTTTGGGGAGGCGTTGCATGGGAAAAGGGTCTTGCTGCTAATCCCAGCATGCTGTGCTTTGGTGCGTGATGCTCACAGCAAGTGTCAGACTTGCAGATGGGGAGCGCTGGGAATATGCAGCAAGGAGGCTCAGGCTTGCACCAGCATCCCTGTGTTCTTCTGAAGTGGTTTAGCTTGTCTCTGTCCCTCATCGTCGTCTTCTCCAAGCCGTGGCCCTTTGTGCCTAGGTTTGGAGCAGCTGCTGTAGCAGGTGCCACACTGCCATCAGCTCCTCGCGGGACATGTAGGGGCAGACAAAACCCCTCCATGGTTACGGGTGCCCAGGCTTGGCAGACTCTTGCAAAGCTCTGGCCTGGGGCAGGACAGCATCCCCAGTCACATCCCATGTCTCCTGGCTGCGCTGCTCTGGCCAGTGACGTTGAACAGTCTCTGTGGGGTCTCCTGGAAATGCGGCCCCCTGCCCGTGACAAAAGGAAAGGTGCTTCAGTAGATAACCTCCAAGGTTTGTGTCTCTGCTGTCTCTTCATGCCATCCAAAGCTGCATGTCCGATGTCAGCCAGCTTTGATCGTCCTCAGTGATGCCCATGTGGTCTGTCCCAGCCTTGGGATCtcgtgccctgggctgcagcaagcCAGGACACTGCCAGCCAGAGTGTCTGAGCTACAGCTGTGAAAGtgccttcccttcctgctctgcccagcacctttcctgctcctgggaggcagatcagaggcagcagcttccctCCAGGCATCCCCTGGCACTTCGCTGTGAACATGGCAGAGCTCAGGTTCATCACACCATCACACCTTCACCTCCCCTTGCCTGGCAGTGATTCCCCCATCCTGCCACACAGCCAAATTCCCCAGCTGGATTTATGCACATCAGAGAGAAATTAGGGGGTCTCTGTTTTCCAGCACCTCCATAGTGCCCTGTCTCCCTGGGCTGTCATCCTGCTCAGCCTGGTGTTATAAGAAGCAGATGATTGCGTACTGGGATGCTCAATCCATCCCTTAGCCAGCGACACCCCTCATCCTCCCGGGGTATGCTCAGAACAACAGGTTGGGTTTATTACCCTCATTTGGGCTGCAGTGATGAAGCCGATTGCTGCCCTCCAGGTACCACTGGACATCCCCAACCACATCACTCTCACACCTTGCCATCCCTTTTATTATTCCTTCACCCTCCTTTTCACCACCCTCCTTTCTCCATCCCTGTCCCACCCAAATAAATAATCTGCCCTGAATTACGTTTTTCTGGTTGGTCACAGTTCTCCTACATCTGTACCCAAATTGGGTATTTCTGACACCCCCATGTTAACTGAGCCACAAGCCAGGCTGAAGCCCTGGgtgcagctctcctgcctggtCCTTGCATGCCTCCCTCGCTGGTATGGCATGCGAGATTCATCCAAAGTTAGGTTTGTTGTGACTCGGAGCAAACCTGCTCCACTGCAGCACTCTAGAGCCTTCGGTCCGTGAGCAGAGCCTCTCAATCTCCCTCCCGGAGCCATCTCAGAGGGCACATTTGGCGACAGCGCGGCTTTGCACTGGTGCAGCATTGGCAGTGCTTCTTGCCCTGGTGCTGCAGTTGGTGCAGGCAGCGTGGGGTGGAGAGATGGAGGCTGTTCCCACTGCTCTGAACTTTCCTTGGATGCTGTGTGTGCTGCTCAGCCCACTGATGCGCTTAGCAAAGCGTTGATAATCTTGTGCCTGAAATCCAGTTATCCAAATAGGATTTTCTCCTGCTGGTGACAGTGGGATTTAATGGAGATGTTTTTGCTCTGCTCACGTTTGTAATCCAGTAGCTTGGGGCGCTCAGCCTGTAATTACATCGGTGCAAATAATCTCTGAACTTGGTGGCGCGGCTGTCAGGACCCGGTGGTTGACGAGCTCCTGGTGATGGGCAGCGTAGGCTGCGTCGGAGCGCCGTGTGTGAGCTGGGTGAGACCCCCTGGAGGGCAGAGCCCTCTGGCTGGGATGTCCTGCTCCCACCTTGTTTTTCAACAGCTTTTCCAGTGCAGGAGAACATGAGCACCATCCTTTTACAAGTCTTCCCTGGGGATGGAGGGTGTCATATCTGCTTTTCCAGCCCTGGGTGTCTGTAGGGGCAAAGCTGGAGTCTTGGCTGGGCAGGCCCATGTGCCTTGGACAACGTGGGGACCTGTGTCCCCTGGGAGTTGCCAGGCAGAGCAGTGGGATCTGCTGCTGGTAGGAGGTGCTGTTACACTGGGGATCTGGGCTGGGTTTCAGCACGTCCCTGTTTCTCAGCTGGGATCTCTGGAGGGTGGGGCCGTGTCCTGGGGTCACAGTACAGCGTCATCTCACAGCAATAGTTACTCAAGTTACTTTGTTACAGCTGATGCTTTGCTAATGAGTCTTAGAAAATCCTGGCAGGAGCTCAGTGCACCTCCACCTGCTGCTGGGGTACCTCACAGGAGGTCACCCCAATGCCGAGGAGAAGATTGGGTGGTTCAGGTCAGTACATTGGAGCATCCTGAAGGCCAAAGCTGGTGTGGAGCTATCACCTCTCCTAGGAGACACGCTGTGATAGCTGAGCGCTTGCCAGGGCTCTCCAGTGCTGATGGCTGTGACCTTACGGGCcatttctcctctcccccaggtGAGCCACCACCCCCCGGCAGCTGCCCATCATGTCTACTCCAAGCGAGGGTGGACGTTGTGGCAGGAAATCACGATCGCCAGCAAGTTCAGGGGCAAATACCTCTCCATCATGCCACTGGGTAGGTGACTTAGGCTGGGAGGATCCGGGAGGATCGgggcttgcttttttcctgcattgCTCATGCAGTACCCCAGAGGTTCAAGCAACATGCTCGTCCCTTGGGCTCGTGTGGTGCTCAGTGAATTGCAGCCCAAGCAACTTGGGAGCACAGATTTGTGCTCCTGACCACAGACAACCCTATGATAACTCATCTGCCATGGAAATGGAAATTATGCCAGCTGCAAAGGGAGACTGCTTTGCCCGCTGCTAGCACCATAGCGGATGTGCTTTGGAAATATCCTGCTTGCCCATGAATTTCTCCTTAAATGATATTTAAAGGTTAGCTTGCTGCCTGTTTTAACCCTCTCCCTGGAAGCCAGATGCAATAAGCTGCCTCCTTCCAAGGCTCGATTTCTCTTGTGCCTGTCCTTACGCTGGGCAGCATGCCCAGGGCTGgtcccagagctgtgctggtgcctggctgGTCTCACGACACTTGAGAGGTGGGGCAGAAGGAGGGCAGAGGGCCTTGCAGGTATTGCAGCCCCCTTACCGCAGCAGACCATGGAGCGTGTAGCAAGGGAGGGATGAatccagccccatccctggctgGGGGATGATGATGGGAGATGCAGGTAGAGGGCCCAGGTCGGCTCCAGGGATGAGCATGGTGCTGGGGTGTCACTGTGCTCCAGGGGAAGGTGcccgcagccctgcccagccatcTGCCCTCGCTGAGCTCGGGGATGCTCCTCTCTCCGCAGGCACCATCCACCTCGAGTTTCACTCCAGCGGGAATCACTACGTCTGGAGGAAAGTCACCTCCACTGTTCACAACATCATTGTGGGCAAGCTCTGGATTGACCAGGTTGGTGGCTACGGGTCCAAGGTGATGGGTCCTGCCTGGCCTTGCCTGGCtccagggaagggcagaagggctggaagggCATTGCCTTCCTGGGGTGTATGCCAGTGCTGCCTGGTGTCCCCACCATACTCCTACAACAACAGGAAGGTGTGCTTacctggcagggatgggggaggaGGCTTCTTGGAGCTCCTAATGGCTCTTCCCAAGACTCGCAGCTCCATGGGGCAGGGTGGTCATGCACGTAATGGGTTTTACCTTGCTGCTGGTGAgctgtggggctggtgggggtggctgcagCCAGAAGTGATGCTGCAGCTCATGTTGATTTGTACCTGCACTACAACTAACACCTGATTTGTCTCCTCGCAAAGTCTCTCACTTGCTGTGGTTCTGTGTCTTTCATCTAGTCTGGTGAAATAGAGATTGTTAACCATAAGTCAAAAGATAAATGCCAGCTGAAATTTACCCCCTACAGCTACTTCTCCAGAGACGTTCCCCGAAAGGTAAGTATCCAGATATCTCCCTACTCCTTCTGGCAGCCTTGCGTGGGGTGAGACCTGGctcttctctctgcagctgggatGAGCCCCAGCATAGGGCCAAGGAGCTGCGCTGGCATCTCTGATGTGGGTCAccagggagggcgggggggacgACTAGCCATGTCCCAGTGGAGCCAGTGTTTCAGCTCTCCATGTGCCGGAGCTGCAGCATGGAGACCTGGAAAGGACTTGATGGGCTGGAGATCCACCTGCATGGTCAGTGTGGGCCCATGCTCCCCAGGACGCTCCCTGAGGACACACATCGCCAGGTCCAGCTGCTCCGGTTGGGGCACCTGGAGGGCGTTCTGCCCCCCTGTGCCTCTCCCTGTCCTCTGGGCACTTACAAATGCCACCAGAGCCATCTTCTTCTGCCAGGTGACGGGGGTGGTGAGTGATGCCGACGGTAAAGCCCACTACGTCATGTCGGGCACGTGGGACGAGAAGATGGAGTGCTCCAAGATAGTGCAGAGCAGCCAcggcagcaccagcacagagggCAAACAGAAAACTGTCTACCAGACACTGTCTCCAAAGGTCTTGTGGAAGAAGTACCCCCTCCCGTGAGTCCTCTCACACAGGGTGCTGTGCTCGGGGGTGCAACAGCTGGGCGGGGATTAACGCTGTTGCCCTGATCCCTGCAGGATGGAAGGGGCTCGTGTGCCCAGCCCTTAGGACTTGGGAAGGGGACCAGGACTTGGGTGGCAGTGCAGCTTTTTCTGGGGTGTGAGCAcacagcaggagggaagagcaggtCCCTGCAAGGGGTTGGTGGCTTTGGGGAACACCTGAAGGTACGTTTTGGGTAGCCGGGGTTAtgggtttggctttttgggCTGCTGGCCGTAGCTGGGAGCTGTGTTGGCTGCTTTGCCTTGCTGTTGAGTCCTGGCCATCCTATCCCACTGGTCACTTTAGCCCTCCAGAGACCAACACTCTCCCAACACCCGCGATGGGGCTGCCCTCAGACACCAAACCAGTCTCCAACCTTTGGTAGCACCAACAGCTGGTCCCTACTTTGGAGACTCTGTAGGAATGGTCCCCGGTGGAAAGCAGCCTCCACTTGGTGCCACCAGTTCTGCAGTTGGGGATCCAGCAGCTCTTGGGTGAAACTGTTCCTGTCTCGGCTGTGCAATACAGCACTCAGAGTTTGTAGGCTTGGTTTTTAGCTTCCCTGTGCAGAGCCAATGGAGGAGGAGTGTGCTCCCCTCCAAGACACCCATCAAGGTGTCATCAGCATCTCCGCTTAGAGGGTGGGAGACAGGGCTCCCCGAAGGACCTCTGCACATCTTGTTCtgggtggcaggagcagcatcAGTGGGGCTGGGGTGAGATGCAAGGGCTCGAAGGGCTGGGGAGCTCTGCTTGAGGTAGGCACCACCTCTGCTGTCCTGATCGCggctctctggctgcagggagaacGCCGAGAATATGTATTTCTTCTCTGACCTGGCCCTCACCCTGAATGAGCCCGAGGAGCGAGTGGCTCCCACCGACAGCCGGCTGAGACCCGACCAGCGGCTGATGGAGAGTGGCCGCTGGGACGAGGCCAACGTGGAGAAGCAGCggctggaggagaagcagcGAGCCGTGCGCCGGAGGCGAGAGGCCGAGGCCATGGAAGCCCTGGAGGAAGGTGAGATGCTTAGGGATGCTGGTAGGCAGGGACTGGACACCCCTTGCTGCAGGAAGGGGATGTGGCAAAGAAACCCCACTGGGTTTGGGGAATGAAGGATGGACCCTACATCGATTCAAGCGACCGGGGGAAGTGTGGGACTCACCAGGAAAAATAGCCCTTACCCCGTTTCTCCCCGAACAGGCAAGGACTACGAAGGCTATATCCCGCTGTGGTTTGAGCGGAAGGTGGATGCTGTGACGGGGGAGCTGATCTGCATCTATAAGGGTGGCTACTGGGAGGCCAAGGACAAGCAGGACTGGAGTACGTGCCCTGACATCTTCT
The genomic region above belongs to Phalacrocorax aristotelis chromosome 15, bGulAri2.1, whole genome shotgun sequence and contains:
- the OSBP2 gene encoding oxysterol-binding protein 2 isoform X3 yields the protein MRRRCCGKRNDSGDEEPASQSDKSELHSTLKTLSSKLEDLSTCNDLIAKHGAALQRSLSELENLKLPAESGEKIKAVNERATLFRITSNAMINACRDFLDLAETHSRKWQRVLQYEREQRIRLEETIEQLAKQHNSLERACRGAPGLSSSSTGITSTAKGSVQSAKGEASDEDEETEYFDAMEDAPAFITVSADPRHHRRSGSNLSGASEGHPEDWNLEDSVFESSNQSSCNESTCKDLLPKKRRRTRIPDKPNYSLNLWSIMKNCIGKELSKIPMPVNFNEPLSMLQRLTEDLEYHELLDKAVKCESSTEQMCFVAAFSVSSYSTTVHRTAKPFNPLLGETYELDRLEEFGFRSLCEQVSHHPPAAAHHVYSKRGWTLWQEITIASKFRGKYLSIMPLGTIHLEFHSSGNHYVWRKVTSTVHNIIVGKLWIDQSGEIEIVNHKSKDKCQLKFTPYSYFSRDVPRKVTGVVSDADGKAHYVMSGTWDEKMECSKIVQSSHGSTSTEGKQKTVYQTLSPKVLWKKYPLPENAENMYFFSDLALTLNEPEERVAPTDSRLRPDQRLMESGRWDEANVEKQRLEEKQRAVRRRREAEAMEALEEGKDYEGYIPLWFERKVDAVTGELICIYKGGYWEAKDKQDWSTCPDIF